One part of the Tunicatimonas pelagia genome encodes these proteins:
- a CDS encoding arsenate reductase family protein, which produces MEWNPKEIELIYNFNNQGDREALAYAKQIAQHVNETDISKTPLTERQMAQLLDNLSLGVDDVIDRRADIYQEKYDDAEMSKEDWLEVLKHNPELMRTPIGILGNRAIICETPNDLLKLDDGQGFDQNMKT; this is translated from the coding sequence ATGGAATGGAATCCGAAAGAAATCGAGCTTATCTACAATTTTAATAATCAAGGTGACCGAGAGGCTCTCGCTTATGCCAAGCAAATTGCCCAGCATGTAAACGAAACTGATATTTCTAAAACTCCGCTTACCGAACGGCAGATGGCGCAGTTACTAGATAATCTGAGTTTAGGAGTCGATGATGTTATTGACCGCCGGGCGGATATTTACCAAGAAAAATACGATGATGCAGAAATGTCGAAAGAAGATTGGCTGGAAGTACTAAAGCATAATCCTGAACTAATGCGTACCCCGATCGGAATTCTAGGCAACCGAGCTATTATCTGCGAAACTCCCAACGATCTGCTCAAGCTAGACGATGGGCAGGGCTTCGACCAGAACATGAAGACGTAG
- a CDS encoding Uma2 family endonuclease, whose translation MERYEIKLPPTLSLTEDEFFALCQENRDLRFERNANGEIIIMAPTGGITGDKNGELVADLKLWNRHTQLGKVFDSSTGFILPNGATRSPDASWLERSRWEALTEEQQATFVPLCPDFVAELMSPSDILKTTQAKIQEWMDNGCRLGWLFYPPEEQTFVYRTGQAKPETVIGYDRTLSGEEVLPNFAFDLQWLK comes from the coding sequence ATGGAAAGATACGAAATCAAGTTACCACCGACTCTTTCGCTCACCGAGGATGAATTCTTCGCGCTCTGCCAAGAAAACCGCGACCTGCGTTTTGAGAGAAATGCTAACGGAGAAATTATTATTATGGCCCCTACCGGAGGAATCACTGGCGATAAGAATGGCGAATTAGTTGCTGATTTGAAATTATGGAATCGCCATACGCAACTGGGAAAAGTATTTGACTCCTCTACGGGCTTTATCTTACCTAATGGAGCGACTCGCTCGCCGGATGCTTCTTGGTTGGAAAGGTCGCGCTGGGAGGCTTTAACTGAAGAGCAACAGGCTACGTTTGTGCCACTATGCCCTGATTTTGTGGCTGAACTGATGTCTCCTTCCGATATACTAAAGACTACGCAAGCAAAAATACAAGAGTGGATGGACAATGGCTGTCGCTTAGGTTGGTTGTTTTATCCGCCAGAAGAACAAACCTTCGTCTACCGCACTGGACAAGCCAAACCAGAGACAGTCATTGGCTACGACCGAACATTATCGGGCGAAGAGGTGCTACCCAACTTTGCGTTTGACTTGCAGTGGTTAAAGTAG